One Glycine soja cultivar W05 chromosome 2, ASM419377v2, whole genome shotgun sequence genomic region harbors:
- the LOC114374065 gene encoding probable serine/threonine-protein kinase samkC, which translates to MVGLRPSLSLSIPLSYSFPSSSPLSLKPHPLLLSPKPHPLLTFANNNNNNNELREQRNTQQQQQQQQQQQQQQPPNGSNEQEEKVNDWSNQRRPILGFNWRTLLDPDPDNVLALGLTGILTWASVQVLWQLLFISLAIFVAAIKYSFIAALLVFILIALL; encoded by the coding sequence ATGGTAGGGTTGAGACCCTCACTCTCACTTTCAATTCCTCTTTCTTATTCCTTTCCATCCTCTTCTCCCCTTTCTCTCAAACCCCACCCTCTCCTTCTCTCCCCAAAACCACACCCACTTCTCACATTcgcaaacaacaacaacaacaacaatgaattAAGGGAACAGCGAAAcacccaacaacaacaacaacaacaacaacaacaacaacagcaacaaccacCCAATGGTTCAAACGAGCAAGAAGAAAAGGTCAACGATTGGAGCAATCAAAGACGACCCATTTTGGGGTTCAATTGGAGAACCCTTTTGGACCCTGACCCCGACAACGTCCTTGCACTTGGATTAACCGGTATTCTCACTTGGGCAAGTGTGCAAGTCCTCTGGCAGCTCTTGTTCATCTCCTTGGCAATTTTTGTTGCTGCCATCAAGTACTCTTTCATCGCCGCTcttcttgttttcattctcattgCCCTTCTTTAA